The following is a genomic window from Niabella soli DSM 19437.
CTATTGATTTATTAAGCAAAGAGAATGCGCCGAAATGGCGTGGGTATAATAGTGCAACATTACCTCCGGGCTGGACAATCAGCAATGGTGTGCTCTCGCTTGACCCCACAATAAAATCCGATGGTTCATATAAGGGAGGCCAGGATGTGATCTTTGGAGGACAAGAGTTCGGGTATTTCGAGCTGACAATTGAATGGAAAATAGCGAAAGGAGCCAATAGCGGTATTTTTTATCACGTTAAGGAAGGTTATGGATCCCCCTCAAGCCTCGCTCCGGAATACCAGCTTATCGACGACGTAAATTATGCACAAATGCACCCCGATTTAAAAGATTATAATGCACACTTTGGCGCAGTGCATCCGGCACTGTTACAGGATTGGCAGAAAACCGGGGCTGACTATGCCATGCACCCCGCTGATGAAACGAAAAAAATATTACACCCCGCAGGCGAATGGAACACTACCAGGATTGTAGTGGCCCCTGGCAGAACAGAACACTGGCTTAACGGGGTAAAACTATTAAGTTTCGAGCCCTGGTCAAAGGATTGGGAAGAACGCAAAAAAGCCGGCAAATGGGCGAAAAGTGATAATTACGGAAAGTTTAAAACCGGCTATATAGCATTGCAACATCATGACGGCTCGCTATTTTTC
Proteins encoded in this region:
- a CDS encoding 3-keto-disaccharide hydrolase, producing MKSRVRLSLLILFVSIIPGAAFHCFAQNKKTIDLLSKENAPKWRGYNSATLPPGWTISNGVLSLDPTIKSDGSYKGGQDVIFGGQEFGYFELTIEWKIAKGANSGIFYHVKEGYGSPSSLAPEYQLIDDVNYAQMHPDLKDYNAHFGAVHPALLQDWQKTGADYAMHPADETKKILHPAGEWNTTRIVVAPGRTEHWLNGVKLLSFEPWSKDWEERKKAGKWAKSDNYGKFKTGYIALQHHDGSLFFRNIQVKPLE